In Bacillus toyonensis BCT-7112, a single window of DNA contains:
- a CDS encoding M56 family metallopeptidase yields the protein MKWQMRKIVLLAVIVSTLFFCMLTYYVTYPFLFQNKAFFLSKFCLFQLEKHMKELSLIRIIIAGLLLLTVLIVCKRVWRQFFYSKKLQKILVPFIRKGKQIYILPTEEIAAFTIGLFRPKVVMSEGIIHTFSEEEIDAIVFHEEYHQNNRDPLKLFCFTLLAEGMLYIPILKGLLQRYHTYQELAADKYAMQKMKSSFELGSALLKLIKIKTMENRCVTASFAKTAINLRIEQVLNEKVVKLTIPLHTNSVYVTLGLFCMSIVLIVGECI from the coding sequence ATGAAATGGCAAATGCGTAAAATCGTATTGTTAGCAGTAATTGTTAGTACTCTCTTTTTTTGTATGTTAACGTATTACGTTACATATCCATTTCTTTTTCAAAATAAGGCGTTCTTTCTTTCAAAGTTTTGCTTGTTTCAGTTAGAAAAACATATGAAAGAACTATCGTTGATTCGTATCATAATAGCTGGATTATTATTACTTACTGTACTGATAGTGTGCAAAAGAGTTTGGCGGCAATTTTTCTATAGTAAAAAATTACAAAAAATACTTGTACCTTTTATTAGAAAAGGAAAACAAATATATATATTACCGACCGAGGAAATTGCAGCATTTACAATTGGATTATTTCGTCCGAAAGTTGTCATGTCAGAAGGGATAATTCACACGTTTTCAGAGGAAGAAATTGATGCGATTGTTTTTCATGAAGAATATCATCAAAACAATCGGGATCCACTAAAATTATTTTGTTTTACGTTATTAGCAGAAGGAATGTTGTACATCCCGATATTAAAAGGGCTGCTACAGCGATACCATACGTATCAAGAGTTAGCAGCAGATAAATATGCGATGCAAAAAATGAAATCCTCATTCGAGTTAGGTAGCGCGTTATTAAAATTAATTAAAATAAAGACAATGGAAAATCGATGTGTGACAGCTTCATTTGCAAAAACAGCAATAAATTTACGAATTGAGCAAGTGTTAAATGAAAAAGTTGTGAAGCTTACTATCCCGTTACATACAAATTCGGTATATGTAACGCTAGGTTTATTCTGTATGTCGATTGTACTTATTGTCGGAGAGTGCATATAG
- the ccdA gene encoding cytochrome c-type biogenesis protein CcdA: MNAADLTIWLVAGAGVLSFISPCSLPLYPSYLSYITGVSIQDLKENRGIMQKSAIIHTVFFMIGFSVIFYALGLSVSWIGITFSSNQKLIQQIGGVFIVLMGLFMTGLFQPKWLMAEKKVQYRSKSTGYIRSILVGMTYAAGWTPCVGPIFSAVLMLGATNPEGALLYITAYTLGFAVPFFVMAFFIGKVKWIVTYANVMMKIGGVMMIVTGVLLYTNQMTKITAFFIRLFGGFTGF; encoded by the coding sequence ATGAACGCAGCAGATTTAACAATTTGGCTTGTAGCTGGGGCGGGAGTATTGTCATTTATATCGCCATGCTCTTTACCTCTATATCCATCTTATTTATCTTATATTACAGGTGTTTCAATTCAAGATTTAAAAGAGAATCGTGGGATTATGCAAAAATCAGCGATTATACATACCGTATTTTTTATGATTGGATTTTCGGTTATATTTTATGCGTTAGGTTTGTCGGTAAGCTGGATTGGAATAACATTCTCATCTAACCAAAAATTGATTCAACAAATTGGTGGGGTTTTTATTGTTTTGATGGGGTTATTTATGACTGGATTGTTTCAGCCTAAGTGGCTTATGGCAGAGAAAAAGGTGCAGTATAGAAGTAAATCGACTGGATATATTCGTTCGATATTAGTCGGTATGACATATGCAGCGGGATGGACGCCATGTGTTGGGCCGATATTTTCAGCTGTACTCATGCTTGGCGCGACGAATCCTGAAGGGGCACTTCTTTATATTACAGCGTATACTCTTGGGTTTGCGGTTCCATTTTTCGTGATGGCATTCTTTATTGGGAAGGTAAAATGGATTGTTACATATGCCAATGTCATGATGAAAATTGGCGGCGTAATGATGATTGTAACAGGTGTTTTATTGTATACAAATCAAATGACGAAAATTACAGCGTTCTTTATTCGCCTATTTGGTGGATTTACAGGATTTTAA
- a CDS encoding TlpA family protein disulfide reductase has product MKKLIAIILVGALVWAGVNFYNSKKEEKERKAKQAELKEKEVLPQIGFKAPNITLKGLDGKLYSLNDAKGKPYIINFWASWCGPCEMEAPDLVRFYDKYKKDIEIFAVNATVSDPVQEATAFADRYGFEFPVLLDMDGVAGLDYKVFSLPTTFFVNKDGIIVDHVRGVLPPDQLEKKFQKLIEG; this is encoded by the coding sequence GTGAAGAAACTAATTGCTATTATATTAGTAGGAGCACTCGTTTGGGCGGGTGTTAACTTTTATAATTCAAAGAAAGAAGAAAAGGAAAGAAAAGCGAAACAAGCGGAGTTAAAAGAGAAAGAAGTATTACCACAAATAGGGTTTAAAGCACCAAATATAACATTAAAAGGATTAGATGGAAAGTTGTATTCGCTAAATGATGCGAAGGGAAAACCATATATTATTAATTTTTGGGCATCGTGGTGTGGACCATGTGAAATGGAGGCACCTGACTTAGTTCGTTTTTATGACAAATATAAAAAGGATATTGAAATCTTTGCAGTAAATGCAACTGTTAGTGACCCAGTACAAGAAGCAACTGCATTTGCGGATCGCTATGGATTTGAGTTTCCAGTTCTTCTAGATATGGATGGAGTAGCTGGATTAGATTATAAAGTATTTTCTTTACCAACGACATTTTTTGTTAATAAAGATGGAATTATAGTAGATCATGTACGAGGGGTATTACCTCCAGATCAATTAGAAAAGAAATTTCAAAAATTAATTGAGGGTTAA
- a CDS encoding prolipoprotein diacylglyceryl transferase family protein — protein MEWIMRLQPVSLIIGSLFGFMLMKRKMKHQNVPYEKMMDAVTNAFLIIVFVWKFAPAILNPVWAFRSPLQALLAVGSMQHILIGGIIASAYIVWKSKKEQFLLHILLDALPFALCVSSIFYFLFHREVGVQTTLPWGMKIYESKFLYHPIFAYEIILALCVIGLLWMKNERLGTGKNISVFLICEGTAHIVISLISEQNSVLFGLSIQQILSFCVISLGILFMPKK, from the coding sequence ATGGAGTGGATCATGAGGTTACAACCCGTATCTCTTATAATTGGAAGTCTATTTGGATTTATGCTGATGAAACGAAAGATGAAGCATCAAAATGTACCGTATGAAAAAATGATGGATGCTGTAACAAATGCGTTTCTTATTATCGTATTTGTATGGAAATTTGCACCGGCAATTTTAAATCCAGTATGGGCTTTTAGGTCGCCATTGCAAGCATTACTAGCTGTAGGAAGCATGCAGCACATTTTAATAGGGGGCATAATTGCGAGTGCATACATTGTTTGGAAAAGTAAAAAGGAGCAATTTTTGCTTCATATTTTACTTGATGCATTGCCTTTTGCATTGTGCGTGAGCAGTATCTTTTATTTTCTATTCCATCGAGAAGTAGGTGTACAAACGACACTACCATGGGGAATGAAAATATATGAATCTAAATTTTTATATCATCCTATTTTCGCATACGAGATCATCCTCGCCCTTTGTGTAATTGGTTTGTTATGGATGAAAAATGAAAGATTAGGAACTGGAAAAAATATAAGTGTTTTTCTAATTTGTGAGGGGACTGCTCATATTGTTATTTCGCTTATTAGTGAACAAAACTCGGTTCTATTTGGCCTGTCAATACAGCAAATACTTAGTTTTTGTGTTATTAGTTTAGGCATTTTGTTCATGCCGAAAAAATAA
- a CDS encoding helix-turn-helix domain-containing protein has translation MENIDIGKKIEKQRKEKGLTSKQLANMAEITPSMLSQIERGSANPSIQTLKVLAKALDVPTFSFLLEETNTDDLIVRSHKRKKMIIDNLSYEMLSPDFTGNLATAIMTVPPNTSSSDNILEHKGEELAFVLDGTITLYLNEEEYTLETGDSVKIPAYLKHKWVNQFEKNAIVLFSVTPPIF, from the coding sequence ATGGAAAATATAGATATTGGTAAAAAGATTGAAAAGCAAAGAAAAGAAAAAGGTTTAACTAGTAAACAACTAGCAAATATGGCTGAAATTACACCATCTATGTTAAGTCAAATTGAGCGTGGTTCTGCTAACCCTTCCATTCAAACGTTAAAGGTACTCGCAAAGGCACTGGATGTTCCAACATTTAGTTTTCTACTTGAAGAAACAAATACAGACGATTTAATCGTGCGCTCTCATAAACGAAAAAAAATGATTATCGATAATTTATCATATGAAATGCTATCGCCTGATTTCACAGGTAATTTAGCAACAGCAATTATGACTGTTCCCCCAAATACTTCTTCATCAGATAATATTCTAGAACATAAAGGTGAAGAATTAGCATTTGTATTAGACGGAACAATTACATTGTATTTAAATGAAGAAGAGTACACATTAGAAACTGGTGATAGTGTAAAAATACCTGCTTATTTAAAGCATAAATGGGTAAATCAATTCGAGAAAAATGCAATTGTCTTATTTTCTGTTACCCCGCCGATTTTTTAA
- a CDS encoding D-serine ammonia-lyase codes for MKEIEVLKAEYPLVNKLIATEEIFWINPNIEKYETAITASPLNEEDVKDAEERLKRFAPYIAKVFPETKETNGIIESPLVKIPSMKQSLEKNYGQLILGKLLLKCDSHLPISGSIKARGGIYEVLKHAEQLALQHGMLTEEDNYSILDSDTCREFFAKYSIAVGSTGNLGLSIGIMSAKLGFNVTVHMSADAKEWKKDLLRNKGVNVIEYEADYSKAVEEGRQQADADPSCYFVDDENSHDLFLGYAVAASRLQKQLEELEIIVDEEHPLFVYLPCGVGGGPGGVAFGLKLLYKNNVHCFFAEPTHSPCMLLGLMTGLHDKIAVQDIGIDNITDADGLAVGRPSGFVGKTIEPFLNGNYTVSDEELYRLLKELADKENINLEPSALAGMVGPVNVCKNENEYLQKQQLTETVKKGTHIVWGTGGSMVPEDVMNGYYKKGLELTI; via the coding sequence ATGAAGGAAATAGAGGTATTAAAAGCAGAGTATCCATTAGTTAACAAGCTTATTGCAACAGAAGAAATATTTTGGATAAACCCGAATATAGAAAAATATGAAACAGCAATAACAGCTTCACCACTTAATGAAGAAGATGTCAAAGACGCGGAAGAGAGATTAAAGCGTTTTGCACCATATATTGCGAAAGTTTTTCCTGAAACGAAAGAAACGAATGGTATTATAGAATCACCTTTAGTAAAAATACCTTCAATGAAACAGTCTTTAGAGAAAAATTACGGGCAACTTATACTAGGAAAATTACTATTAAAATGTGATAGTCATCTTCCGATATCAGGATCAATTAAAGCTAGGGGCGGGATTTATGAAGTGTTGAAACATGCTGAACAATTAGCTCTGCAGCATGGAATGTTAACAGAGGAAGATAATTATTCTATTTTAGATAGTGACACATGTAGAGAGTTTTTTGCAAAATACTCAATTGCGGTAGGTTCTACAGGTAATTTAGGGCTAAGTATTGGGATTATGAGTGCGAAACTAGGTTTTAACGTAACTGTCCATATGTCAGCAGACGCAAAAGAATGGAAAAAAGATTTATTAAGAAATAAAGGTGTAAATGTTATTGAATATGAAGCTGATTATAGTAAAGCAGTAGAAGAGGGGCGTCAGCAAGCAGATGCAGATCCTAGCTGTTATTTTGTAGATGATGAAAACTCACATGATTTATTTTTAGGATACGCAGTAGCAGCATCTCGTTTACAAAAGCAATTAGAAGAGTTAGAGATTATAGTAGATGAAGAACATCCTTTATTCGTTTATCTTCCGTGTGGAGTAGGTGGGGGACCTGGCGGGGTAGCATTTGGTTTAAAGTTATTGTATAAAAACAACGTCCATTGTTTCTTTGCAGAGCCAACACATTCTCCATGTATGTTACTCGGGTTAATGACAGGACTTCATGATAAAATCGCCGTTCAAGATATCGGGATTGATAATATAACAGACGCGGACGGACTGGCAGTAGGAAGACCGTCTGGATTTGTCGGTAAAACGATAGAACCATTTTTGAACGGAAATTACACAGTAAGTGATGAAGAGTTATATAGATTATTAAAAGAACTGGCTGATAAGGAAAATATTAATTTAGAGCCTTCTGCATTAGCTGGTATGGTTGGGCCAGTGAATGTATGTAAAAATGAAAACGAGTATTTACAAAAGCAACAGTTAACAGAGACGGTGAAAAAAGGTACTCATATTGTGTGGGGAACTGGTGGGAGCATGGTTCCAGAAGATGTGATGAATGGGTATTATAAGAAAGGTTTGGAATTAACAATATAA
- a CDS encoding DUF445 domain-containing protein has product MSLQTKYIAGISLGVMGVGFAASIPFQGTIAGEIIQGGFEAGLVGGLADWFAVTALFRHPMGIPIPHTALLPKNRKRVTKGLIHTLENEWLTKESITNKVKEMQLAQMVLQIAEREMQSDAVKKGIVTIAEKAIVSIDTEKLAVIIEKELKTYLHTINTSNILQVLVDQLVVQEYDEKTLDYILVKVKDWTAQDEARYQLGSLGMKAMENIKVDGFLQFTLKSFMNIVDEDKIGGILQKFIISNINSLQDADNGTRQLILSKIRQEIINVKENEALLQELENWKEKWIANWDATDKIKEMLEQVQQRAVTFVNKEEFADTYVIPFLQTQMNKIKEDEVTVQKIEDWLQKQVVTLVEKNHSKIGKLVQENLDKLDDKTLIEMIENNVGKDLQWIRVNGAVCGFMIGLILEGIKAII; this is encoded by the coding sequence ATGTCATTACAGACTAAATATATAGCGGGTATTTCGCTTGGGGTTATGGGAGTAGGCTTTGCTGCTTCTATCCCTTTTCAAGGAACGATAGCTGGAGAGATTATACAAGGGGGATTTGAAGCTGGATTAGTTGGCGGACTTGCGGATTGGTTCGCGGTTACAGCATTATTTCGTCATCCGATGGGAATCCCAATTCCGCATACAGCTTTGTTACCTAAAAACCGTAAACGAGTAACGAAAGGGCTCATTCATACGTTAGAAAATGAGTGGCTGACGAAAGAAAGTATTACGAATAAAGTAAAAGAAATGCAGTTAGCGCAAATGGTGCTACAAATTGCTGAGAGAGAAATGCAGTCTGATGCTGTGAAAAAGGGAATTGTAACGATTGCTGAGAAAGCGATTGTTTCAATAGATACAGAAAAGTTAGCTGTTATTATTGAAAAAGAACTTAAAACATATTTGCATACAATTAATACGAGTAACATCTTACAAGTGCTTGTTGATCAATTAGTTGTGCAAGAATATGATGAAAAGACACTTGATTACATATTAGTAAAAGTGAAAGATTGGACAGCGCAAGATGAAGCTCGTTACCAGCTTGGAAGCTTAGGTATGAAGGCGATGGAAAACATAAAAGTAGATGGATTCTTACAGTTTACTTTGAAATCGTTTATGAATATTGTAGATGAAGATAAAATTGGCGGCATTTTGCAGAAATTTATTATTAGCAATATTAACAGCTTACAAGATGCAGATAATGGCACAAGACAACTTATCTTATCAAAAATTCGCCAAGAAATTATAAATGTAAAAGAAAATGAAGCTTTACTACAGGAATTAGAAAATTGGAAAGAAAAGTGGATTGCGAATTGGGATGCTACTGACAAAATAAAAGAGATGCTGGAGCAAGTACAACAAAGAGCAGTTACCTTTGTAAACAAAGAAGAATTTGCTGATACATATGTTATTCCATTTTTACAAACGCAAATGAATAAAATAAAAGAAGACGAAGTGACGGTTCAAAAAATAGAAGATTGGTTACAAAAGCAAGTTGTCACACTTGTTGAAAAGAATCATTCGAAAATTGGAAAACTTGTACAAGAAAACCTTGATAAACTAGACGATAAAACATTAATTGAAATGATCGAAAATAACGTCGGTAAAGATTTGCAGTGGATCCGAGTGAACGGGGCTGTTTGCGGATTTATGATTGGCTTAATTTTAGAAGGAATTAAAGCGATTATATGA
- the exsE gene encoding exosporium protein ExsE, translating to MRTWRVGTFSMGLSIITLGCFLLFSVIKGTQVLDTLTAWWPVLLIILGAEILLYLLFSKKEQSFIKYDIFSIFFIGVLGSVGIAFYCLLSTGLLDEVRHSMNTTRQTSNIPDGPLDIPESIKKIVVDAGHQPLTIEGNNTNQIHLLGTYEMTTKANEKLNLKRDDFLSVQTAGETMHITLKSLPVQHTLFNSAPQVKPTLVLPQNKNVEIRASNNELSLYPGQLQNNWFVQESSRVSVHLAKESDVSLTAVTNQKETHGNTPWEQVEDLTKKENNTSEENPELIDREHWYKNSIKTGNGTYKLNIEKAYNLNMNVIEK from the coding sequence ATGAGAACATGGCGCGTTGGAACATTCTCAATGGGGCTTTCCATTATTACATTAGGTTGCTTCTTACTATTTTCAGTCATTAAAGGCACCCAAGTATTGGATACATTAACAGCATGGTGGCCTGTTTTACTTATTATACTTGGCGCTGAAATTTTACTATACCTTCTATTTTCTAAAAAGGAACAATCATTTATTAAATATGATATTTTTAGTATTTTCTTTATCGGCGTTTTAGGAAGTGTTGGAATTGCTTTTTACTGTTTATTATCTACTGGATTACTAGACGAAGTTCGTCATTCTATGAATACAACGAGGCAAACGAGTAATATTCCAGACGGACCACTTGATATACCTGAATCTATCAAAAAAATCGTAGTAGATGCAGGACATCAGCCTCTAACGATAGAGGGAAATAATACAAATCAAATTCATCTTTTGGGAACGTATGAAATGACGACGAAAGCAAATGAAAAACTCAATTTAAAACGAGATGATTTCCTTTCCGTTCAAACGGCTGGAGAAACGATGCATATCACATTAAAATCATTACCTGTTCAGCATACGTTATTTAACTCGGCACCACAGGTGAAACCAACGCTTGTTCTTCCGCAAAATAAAAATGTGGAAATCCGTGCTTCAAATAACGAACTATCTCTTTATCCAGGTCAATTACAAAATAATTGGTTTGTACAAGAAAGCTCAAGAGTGTCTGTCCATCTTGCAAAAGAGAGTGATGTATCTTTAACAGCAGTAACAAATCAAAAAGAAACACATGGAAACACACCTTGGGAACAAGTTGAAGATTTAACGAAAAAAGAAAATAATACTTCAGAAGAAAATCCAGAATTAATCGACCGAGAACATTGGTATAAAAATTCGATTAAAACTGGAAATGGAACGTACAAATTAAATATTGAGAAAGCTTATAATTTGAATATGAACGTTATCGAAAAATAA
- a CDS encoding RNA polymerase sigma factor has protein sequence MEEKQLIEKAQQGSEHAFRILVQTYRHYIFQVIFSILRHEEDAKDVTQEVFVKIHASLPNYQFRGLKTWMARIATNHAIDYKRKKAREHEELSLCKETEENIKSSHNIEALLLTKEQKLLIAQKLRELPENYRDVVLSHYLEEKSYQEIALQENIEVKTVEMKLYRARKWIKKHWKEEEFL, from the coding sequence ATTGAGGAAAAACAATTAATTGAAAAAGCACAGCAAGGAAGCGAACATGCTTTTCGTATCCTTGTACAAACGTATCGTCATTATATTTTTCAAGTTATCTTTTCTATTTTAAGACATGAAGAAGATGCGAAAGATGTTACACAAGAAGTATTCGTAAAAATTCACGCCTCTCTCCCAAATTATCAATTTCGCGGATTAAAAACGTGGATGGCGCGTATTGCCACCAATCACGCTATTGATTATAAAAGGAAGAAAGCTAGAGAACACGAAGAACTCTCCTTATGTAAAGAAACTGAGGAAAATATAAAATCCTCTCATAACATTGAAGCTTTACTATTGACGAAAGAGCAAAAATTACTCATTGCTCAAAAACTAAGAGAACTTCCTGAAAATTACCGTGATGTCGTTCTCTCGCATTATTTAGAAGAAAAAAGTTATCAAGAAATTGCTTTGCAGGAAAACATCGAAGTGAAAACAGTCGAAATGAAACTGTATCGGGCAAGAAAATGGATTAAAAAACATTGGAAGGAGGAAGAGTTTCTATGA
- a CDS encoding response regulator transcription factor, with translation MKIKILIADDNSFIREGMKIILNTYEEFEVLDTVNDGKEAVAYCKKHEVDIVLLDVRMPNMNGVEATKLICEETKTKPLILTTFDDDEYILDAVKNGAKGYLLKNNDPERIRDAIKGVYNGQTVMQDVVLDKIKSNLMESKEEECKIDKSLFTERELSIIALIAKGFSNKEISKQLFISEGTIANYITSVLGKTGLEHRTQIAIYYLTGKVD, from the coding sequence ATGAAAATTAAAATATTAATAGCAGATGATAATTCTTTTATTAGAGAAGGCATGAAAATTATTTTAAATACATACGAAGAGTTTGAAGTGTTAGATACTGTAAATGATGGAAAAGAAGCTGTAGCATATTGTAAGAAACATGAAGTCGATATTGTGCTTTTAGATGTCCGCATGCCAAACATGAACGGGGTAGAGGCGACAAAGTTAATTTGTGAAGAGACGAAAACGAAGCCGCTTATTTTAACGACGTTTGATGATGATGAATATATATTGGACGCAGTAAAAAACGGAGCAAAAGGTTATTTATTAAAAAATAATGATCCGGAACGTATTCGTGATGCGATAAAAGGAGTGTATAACGGTCAAACTGTTATGCAAGATGTAGTACTTGATAAAATTAAATCTAATTTAATGGAAAGTAAAGAGGAAGAATGTAAAATAGATAAGAGTCTTTTTACAGAAAGGGAGCTTAGTATTATCGCATTAATTGCGAAAGGTTTCTCGAATAAAGAAATTTCAAAGCAGCTTTTCATATCAGAGGGAACAATCGCAAATTATATTACATCGGTTTTAGGGAAAACTGGACTAGAACATCGCACACAAATTGCGATTTATTACTTAACAGGGAAAGTAGATTAA
- a CDS encoding sensor histidine kinase: MEFWLIVSKLIVFIYIVFSYIYLNVANLPWIIFTLLLYLSVNVLISIFKKDTYKNILTSVSIGVVMLFTWKIHPLFILFLPLNLYELVFRYIEKKWQLFIVMMIPIIFTDESIRMTYGLIVAFSFIVLTMAERYISRVLKLESQNDKMRKDMQRLTKSLHENKEYIKQSEYTFKLEERNRLSQEIHDKIGHSMTGALIQMEAAKRLMEIDKEKSAELLQNAIHISKDGIESIRITLKNMKPPTEQIGIHRMKLFIEEFAGKHDVNIPFVYKGNLDMISPIQWKIIGENVTEALTNAMKYADATVISIDIHVLNKMVKVQVKDNGKGAALVKKGLGIMGMEERTASVNGKIIVDGTSGFSVTMLLPI; the protein is encoded by the coding sequence ATGGAATTTTGGTTAATTGTAAGTAAATTAATTGTTTTTATATATATTGTGTTTAGTTACATTTATTTAAATGTCGCGAACTTACCATGGATTATATTTACTTTGCTTTTATATCTTTCTGTAAACGTACTGATTTCTATATTTAAAAAAGATACGTACAAAAACATATTAACTTCTGTGTCAATTGGCGTAGTTATGTTATTTACATGGAAGATTCATCCGCTTTTTATTTTGTTTTTACCATTGAATTTATATGAACTTGTATTTCGATATATAGAGAAGAAATGGCAGCTCTTTATCGTTATGATGATTCCTATTATCTTTACAGATGAAAGTATTCGAATGACATATGGATTAATTGTTGCATTTTCTTTCATTGTATTAACTATGGCAGAACGGTATATATCGCGTGTATTAAAGCTTGAATCACAAAATGATAAGATGCGAAAAGATATGCAGCGGCTGACGAAAAGCTTACATGAAAATAAAGAGTACATAAAGCAATCAGAATACACATTTAAGTTAGAAGAGAGAAACCGGCTATCACAAGAAATTCATGATAAAATTGGCCACTCGATGACGGGTGCACTAATTCAAATGGAAGCAGCAAAGAGGTTAATGGAAATAGATAAAGAAAAATCTGCCGAGTTATTACAAAATGCAATTCACATTTCAAAAGATGGAATTGAAAGTATTCGCATTACATTAAAAAATATGAAGCCACCAACTGAGCAAATTGGTATCCATCGTATGAAATTATTCATAGAGGAATTTGCCGGTAAGCATGATGTAAATATTCCTTTCGTATATAAAGGTAACTTAGATATGATTTCTCCTATTCAGTGGAAAATTATCGGTGAAAATGTTACAGAGGCACTTACAAACGCAATGAAATATGCTGATGCGACAGTCATTTCCATAGATATTCATGTACTTAACAAGATGGTGAAAGTACAAGTGAAGGATAACGGAAAAGGTGCAGCTCTCGTTAAGAAAGGTCTCGGAATTATGGGGATGGAGGAGCGAACGGCATCAGTAAACGGAAAAATTATTGTAGATGGGACAAGTGGTTTTTCAGTAACAATGTTGCTGCCGATATAA
- a CDS encoding ABC transporter ATP-binding protein, translated as MNTLEIKNLTKKFGDFIAVDNMSLSIKEGEIFGFLGSNGAGKSTTINMIAGLLRSNEGEISILGKNIKKHNRFAKMNIGIVPQDIAIYEELNAYENVKFFAGLYGLRGAELKARVEEALQFVGLSDKHKNYPKNFSGGMKRRLNIACAIAHRPKLIIMDEPTVGIDPQSRNYILQSVRKLNEMGSTIIYTSHYMEEVEEICTKIAIVDHGKVIAEGTKEQLKAIITDTKDIWIEVKSVEKLDVEQLKEINGVKAVQIEENVIKVNSDAGLNNLNKIIQHFINHDIEIRSLEEQAPNLETVFLTLTGRNLRDK; from the coding sequence ATGAATACATTAGAAATTAAAAATTTAACGAAAAAATTTGGTGATTTCATCGCAGTTGATAATATGTCTTTATCTATTAAAGAAGGAGAGATATTTGGATTTTTAGGATCAAATGGTGCTGGTAAAAGTACAACGATAAATATGATTGCTGGGTTGTTAAGAAGTAATGAAGGTGAAATTAGCATATTAGGAAAAAATATAAAGAAGCATAATCGGTTTGCGAAGATGAATATTGGTATCGTTCCGCAAGATATTGCAATTTATGAAGAGTTAAATGCCTATGAAAATGTGAAATTCTTTGCTGGACTTTACGGGTTAAGAGGAGCTGAATTAAAAGCGAGAGTAGAGGAAGCACTTCAATTTGTGGGGCTTAGTGATAAACATAAAAATTACCCGAAAAACTTTTCTGGCGGGATGAAACGAAGACTGAATATCGCTTGTGCGATCGCTCATAGACCGAAGTTAATTATTATGGATGAGCCGACAGTTGGAATTGATCCACAGTCAAGAAACTATATTCTCCAGTCTGTTCGAAAATTAAATGAAATGGGAAGTACCATTATTTACACGAGCCACTACATGGAAGAAGTAGAAGAGATTTGTACGAAAATAGCAATTGTAGATCACGGTAAAGTGATTGCAGAAGGAACGAAAGAACAGTTAAAAGCAATTATTACCGACACGAAAGATATTTGGATTGAAGTAAAGTCGGTAGAAAAATTAGATGTAGAGCAGTTAAAAGAGATAAACGGTGTGAAAGCTGTTCAAATTGAAGAGAACGTAATTAAAGTAAACTCGGATGCAGGATTAAACAATTTAAATAAAATTATTCAGCATTTCATTAATCATGACATTGAAATCCGTTCGTTAGAGGAACAGGCTCCAAACTTAGAAACAGTATTCCTTACGTTGACTGGAAGAAACTTACGAGATAAATAA